In the genome of Chryseobacterium arthrosphaerae, one region contains:
- a CDS encoding PfkB family carbohydrate kinase — translation MKLLVVGSVAFDAIETPFGKTDKILGGAATYIGITSSILGVKSGIVSVVGGDFPQEHLDMFTDRDVNIEGIEIVKEGKTFFWAGRYHNDLNTRDTLATEVNVLENFDPKIPDSMQDAEILLLGNLHPGVQLSVLEKMNTRPKLVILDTMNFWMDSALDILMDMIAKTDVITINDEEARQLSGEYSLVKAAKKIHTMGPEYVIIKKGEHGALLFHDNKVFAIPALPLEDVFDPTGAGDTFAGGFAAYLAKKGKFDFDTMKSALIVGSAMASFTVEKFGTERIEEVNEADMFSRLRQFKELTTFDVELQ, via the coding sequence ATGAAACTTTTAGTTGTAGGAAGTGTTGCATTTGATGCAATTGAAACACCATTTGGTAAAACGGACAAAATTTTAGGAGGTGCAGCCACTTATATCGGGATCACTTCATCTATTTTAGGCGTTAAATCCGGTATTGTTTCTGTAGTAGGAGGAGACTTTCCACAGGAACACCTTGATATGTTTACCGACAGAGATGTAAACATCGAAGGAATTGAAATCGTAAAAGAAGGAAAAACTTTCTTCTGGGCTGGCAGATACCACAATGATCTGAATACAAGAGATACTTTAGCTACTGAAGTAAACGTATTGGAGAATTTTGATCCGAAAATCCCGGATTCAATGCAGGATGCCGAAATCCTGTTACTTGGAAACCTACACCCTGGAGTTCAGCTGTCCGTATTGGAAAAAATGAACACCCGTCCTAAGCTTGTGATCCTTGATACCATGAATTTCTGGATGGACAGTGCTTTGGATATTCTGATGGATATGATCGCTAAAACAGACGTTATTACCATTAATGATGAAGAAGCAAGACAGCTTTCAGGTGAATATTCTTTAGTGAAAGCCGCTAAAAAGATCCACACTATGGGACCTGAATACGTGATCATCAAAAAAGGAGAACACGGAGCGCTTCTTTTCCATGACAATAAAGTATTTGCCATTCCGGCACTTCCACTGGAAGATGTTTTCGATCCTACAGGAGCCGGAGATACTTTTGCAGGAGGTTTTGCAGCTTATCTTGCTAAAAAAGGGAAATTTGATTTCGATACCATGAAGTCTGCCCTGATCGTGGGATCTGCAATGGCTTCATTCACTGTAGAGAAATTCGGAACAGAAAGAATAGAAGAAGTAAACGAAGCAGATATGTTCAGCAGATTGAGACAATTTAAAGAATTGACGACATTTGATGTTGAGCTGCAGTAA
- a CDS encoding peptidylprolyl isomerase, translating into MTNKLKITFLLGIFMMMFSSNMMKAQLKQGDLVDGIAAVIGNEIVLESDVIEQMNYGKQQGAANTDKCEFLENLISNKLLVYEAKKDTLIENRSAAIKEQANAKYRQLLSQFPDEKTLLAAYKFRNAYEMKNAIEKIDTDQYYGQAKYQRITEKADVTPNEVTDFYNMYKMQLPQVKDEVTLAQIMIYPTLTEAHKQELINRLKKIKQDILAGESFESQARIYSEDEGSAANGGLYKNINKGQMVKPFEAAALNLQENEISDPVESEFGFHIIQLLKRSGKVYDARHILLQAKPTDDEIKTAKAKLDSIRGLIMDGKMTFKDAAFKFSDDKRTKFNGGIIPGADGSDKIERESIPGTISYELAGLNKGDITTAFEDEENKRKLVKILKLEDEIAAHQITLETDFSRIKQMALNKKKSEMVEKFVNSKLPSTFISIDGRYDNCSFKSNWKKESIKK; encoded by the coding sequence ATGACAAATAAACTAAAAATCACTTTTCTTCTTGGGATTTTCATGATGATGTTCTCTTCAAATATGATGAAGGCCCAGCTAAAACAAGGAGATTTGGTGGATGGTATTGCTGCTGTTATCGGGAATGAAATCGTGTTGGAGTCAGATGTAATCGAGCAGATGAATTATGGGAAGCAGCAGGGAGCTGCCAATACAGACAAATGTGAGTTCCTTGAAAACCTTATCAGCAATAAGCTTCTTGTATACGAAGCAAAAAAAGATACACTGATCGAGAACCGTTCTGCAGCGATCAAAGAACAGGCTAATGCAAAATACCGTCAGTTGCTTTCTCAATTTCCGGACGAAAAAACATTACTGGCCGCTTATAAATTCAGAAATGCCTACGAAATGAAGAATGCTATCGAGAAAATCGATACGGATCAATATTACGGACAGGCAAAATACCAGAGAATTACTGAAAAAGCTGACGTAACCCCAAATGAGGTAACGGATTTCTACAATATGTATAAAATGCAGCTCCCTCAGGTAAAAGACGAGGTTACTCTTGCTCAGATTATGATCTATCCTACATTAACGGAAGCTCATAAGCAGGAGCTGATCAACAGGCTGAAAAAGATCAAACAGGATATTCTTGCAGGAGAAAGTTTTGAAAGCCAGGCAAGAATCTATTCAGAAGATGAAGGATCGGCTGCCAATGGTGGTTTATATAAGAACATCAACAAAGGACAGATGGTGAAACCATTTGAAGCTGCTGCACTAAACCTTCAGGAAAATGAAATTTCTGATCCTGTTGAATCTGAATTCGGATTTCACATTATTCAGTTACTGAAAAGATCAGGTAAAGTATATGATGCAAGACACATCCTTCTGCAGGCTAAGCCTACCGATGACGAAATTAAGACTGCCAAGGCAAAATTAGACAGCATCAGAGGACTTATCATGGATGGAAAAATGACATTTAAAGATGCTGCTTTCAAATTCTCAGATGATAAAAGAACCAAATTCAACGGTGGAATTATTCCGGGAGCTGATGGTTCAGACAAAATTGAGAGAGAAAGTATTCCGGGAACAATCAGCTACGAATTGGCAGGTTTAAATAAAGGAGATATTACTACAGCTTTTGAAGATGAAGAAAACAAAAGAAAATTGGTTAAGATCCTGAAACTGGAAGATGAAATTGCAGCGCACCAGATCACTCTGGAAACAGACTTTAGCAGAATCAAGCAGATGGCGCTGAATAAAAAGAAAAGTGAAATGGTTGAGAAGTTTGTCAATTCTAAACTGCCAAGCACTTTTATCTCTATAGACGGACGCTATGATAACTGTAGCTTTAAGTCTAACTGGAAGAAAGAATCCATCAAAAAATAA
- a CDS encoding NAD(P)H-dependent flavin oxidoreductase produces MQGNQNRISQLFNIKYPIIQAGMIWHSGWRLASAVSNCGGLGLIGAGSMYPDILRENIQKCKQATDKPFGVNVPMLYPNLEEIIQIILEEGVKIVFTSAGNPKTYTETLQKEGIKVAHVVSSTKFAVKCEDAGVDAVVAEGFEAGGHNGRDETTTLCLIPNVRKHISKPLIAAGGIALGSQMKAAMILGADGVQIGSRFAATTEASAHENWKKKITELQEGDTHLTLKELAPVRMVKNKFFGELEEIYQSGRNKEALIASLGRARAKKGMFEGDMEDGELEIGQVSALIDDILPVEVVFNQLLKEFEEVKMPTF; encoded by the coding sequence ATGCAGGGTAACCAAAATAGAATTTCACAGCTTTTCAATATCAAATATCCGATTATACAGGCAGGAATGATCTGGCATTCAGGATGGAGACTGGCTTCGGCAGTGTCCAATTGCGGCGGGCTGGGCCTGATCGGTGCAGGAAGTATGTATCCCGATATTTTGCGGGAAAATATTCAGAAATGTAAGCAGGCAACGGATAAACCTTTTGGGGTCAATGTTCCGATGCTGTATCCTAATCTTGAAGAGATCATTCAGATTATTCTTGAAGAGGGAGTGAAAATTGTATTTACCTCAGCAGGGAACCCGAAAACATATACGGAGACCCTTCAGAAAGAAGGGATCAAAGTTGCCCATGTAGTGTCTTCTACCAAATTTGCAGTAAAATGTGAAGATGCAGGAGTAGATGCGGTAGTAGCTGAAGGTTTCGAAGCCGGAGGGCATAATGGAAGAGATGAAACTACAACGCTTTGTCTTATTCCTAATGTAAGAAAACATATTTCTAAACCACTGATCGCAGCCGGAGGAATTGCATTGGGATCCCAGATGAAAGCAGCTATGATCTTAGGCGCAGACGGGGTACAGATCGGTTCGCGTTTTGCCGCAACTACTGAGGCCAGCGCCCATGAAAACTGGAAAAAGAAAATCACGGAACTTCAGGAAGGGGACACCCATCTTACCTTAAAAGAACTGGCCCCTGTAAGAATGGTGAAAAATAAATTCTTCGGCGAGCTGGAAGAGATCTACCAGAGCGGAAGAAATAAAGAAGCTCTGATCGCTTCGCTGGGAAGAGCAAGAGCAAAGAAGGGAATGTTTGAAGGAGATATGGAAGACGGTGAGCTGGAAATAGGACAGGTTTCTGCCCTAATTGATGATATATTGCCGGTAGAAGTTGTCTTCAATCAGCTGTTAAAAGAATTTGAAGAAGTAAAAATGCCAACATTTTAA
- a CDS encoding alpha/beta fold hydrolase: MEGRIIDAKGKKLYIEYTKSFESRPTIVFLHDSLGSVQLWRDFPAKLAEKTRCNVLAYYRLGYGKSYPMLTHERPVNYMELEADVLNELLTEMKIDKAILFGHSDGGTIALIAAAKYPERVEAVVCEAGHIFVEEVTLKGVYDAWEAYRTTNLPERLRKYHGDKVEMLFKAWTETWTRDDYRSWNIEYLLKDIICPLLFIQGEADEYGTLDQVEKTITQVSGNAEKYIIPGIGHTPHKEVPELVLEKASEFINRNF; the protein is encoded by the coding sequence ATGGAAGGGAGAATCATTGATGCAAAAGGGAAAAAATTATACATAGAATACACTAAATCATTTGAAAGCAGACCTACCATTGTCTTTTTACATGACTCACTGGGATCGGTACAGCTTTGGCGTGATTTTCCTGCGAAACTGGCTGAGAAAACCAGATGTAACGTTCTTGCCTATTACCGTTTAGGATACGGAAAATCTTATCCAATGCTCACCCATGAAAGGCCTGTAAACTATATGGAGCTGGAAGCAGATGTACTGAATGAGCTTCTGACTGAAATGAAAATTGATAAAGCGATTCTTTTCGGGCATAGTGACGGAGGAACCATTGCATTGATTGCCGCCGCAAAATATCCTGAAAGAGTGGAAGCGGTGGTATGTGAAGCCGGACATATTTTTGTAGAAGAAGTAACCTTAAAAGGTGTTTATGATGCCTGGGAAGCTTACAGGACGACCAATCTGCCGGAGCGTCTCCGGAAATATCATGGCGATAAGGTTGAAATGCTATTCAAAGCCTGGACAGAAACATGGACCCGTGATGACTACAGATCATGGAATATTGAATACCTCTTGAAGGATATTATTTGCCCATTATTATTTATTCAGGGAGAAGCGGACGAATACGGGACATTGGATCAGGTTGAAAAAACCATTACTCAGGTCAGTGGAAACGCTGAGAAATATATTATTCCCGGGATCGGCCATACTCCACACAAAGAAGTTCCGGAGCTGGTATTGGAAAAAGCTTCAGAATTTATCAATAGAAATTTCTGA
- a CDS encoding GLPGLI family protein yields the protein MKYFFFLLFLLAEGLTAQNKRFIYQYTFIPDSTNKAGVMKEFMFLDVSDGGSSFFSQRKYQSDSTMIAPANKGKMIMPPMDLQVLYTIEKKGDKIFYKTLGSSAQMKIKVNEDRKMDWKILNDRQKILNYDAQKASLKFGGRTWNAWFTQAIPMQDGPYKFHGLPGLIVKIEDTTASHIFELVGIANLPDDYSYPERYQFLKEVEFNRAEYQKYYTKYRKDPAAIEKQLYIEGRIPDQRDHTGNFRTGAQVLRDIEIAAKENVKKDNNIIEIDMLKTVQ from the coding sequence ATGAAATATTTTTTCTTTCTTCTTTTTCTCCTCGCAGAGGGTTTGACCGCTCAAAATAAACGGTTTATTTATCAGTACACCTTCATTCCAGATTCTACAAATAAAGCTGGGGTTATGAAAGAATTTATGTTTTTAGATGTCTCCGATGGTGGATCATCCTTTTTCAGTCAGCGTAAATATCAGTCTGACTCAACCATGATTGCACCTGCCAATAAAGGAAAAATGATAATGCCACCAATGGATCTGCAGGTCTTGTATACGATAGAAAAGAAAGGAGATAAAATCTTTTACAAAACATTAGGCAGTTCCGCCCAGATGAAAATAAAAGTGAATGAAGACAGAAAAATGGACTGGAAAATTCTTAATGACAGACAGAAAATTCTGAATTATGATGCTCAAAAAGCTTCCTTAAAATTTGGTGGAAGAACCTGGAATGCCTGGTTTACTCAAGCTATCCCTATGCAGGACGGCCCTTATAAGTTTCACGGACTGCCGGGGCTTATTGTGAAGATAGAGGATACTACAGCAAGTCATATTTTTGAATTGGTAGGCATAGCAAATCTTCCTGATGATTATTCCTATCCAGAACGATATCAGTTTTTGAAAGAAGTAGAGTTCAATAGGGCGGAATATCAAAAGTATTATACAAAATACAGGAAAGATCCTGCTGCTATAGAAAAACAGTTATATATAGAAGGAAGAATTCCTGATCAGAGAGACCATACCGGAAACTTCCGGACGGGAGCGCAAGTTCTGAGAGATATAGAAATAGCAGCTAAAGAAAACGTAAAAAAAGATAATAATATCATCGAAATTGATATGCTGAAAACAGTACAATAA
- a CDS encoding GLPGLI family protein, protein MKNILVFLLLSQMIFAQNKRFMYQYTFIPDSTNSAHILKELMYLDITENRSLFFSRNKLVEDSIAVAEARKGNPYIPNADILYKIEKKNNHVFFLISDYGLDKIRVDDDRKMNWKILQKIQNILGYEAQEALLNFAGRKWTAWFTTDIPVQDGPYKFHGLPGLILKIEDDKKSHAYELAGIKNIAGDIQYPDLNPETKDTNLTYSEFKEIFIRYRKDPAAGTRQLYMAGRIPDQTDTSGKFRTGAEIVRDIEQLSRERIKKDNNIIEIDLLKAVN, encoded by the coding sequence ATGAAAAATATCCTAGTGTTTTTATTGTTATCACAAATGATTTTTGCTCAGAACAAAAGGTTCATGTATCAATATACTTTTATTCCTGATTCAACGAATAGTGCCCATATTCTTAAGGAATTAATGTATCTGGATATAACCGAAAACCGATCTTTATTTTTTAGCCGGAATAAACTTGTTGAAGATTCCATTGCGGTAGCTGAAGCCCGGAAAGGAAATCCTTATATACCCAATGCAGATATTTTATACAAAATAGAAAAGAAGAATAATCATGTTTTCTTTTTGATCAGTGATTATGGTTTGGATAAAATAAGGGTGGATGATGACAGGAAAATGAACTGGAAGATTCTCCAAAAGATACAGAACATTTTAGGCTATGAAGCCCAGGAAGCATTATTGAATTTCGCAGGCAGAAAATGGACAGCATGGTTTACAACAGATATTCCCGTTCAGGATGGACCCTATAAATTTCATGGGCTTCCGGGATTAATTCTAAAAATAGAAGATGATAAGAAAAGCCATGCCTATGAATTGGCAGGCATTAAAAATATTGCCGGAGATATACAGTATCCTGATCTAAATCCGGAAACAAAAGATACAAATCTAACCTACTCTGAATTTAAAGAAATTTTTATCAGATATAGAAAAGACCCTGCTGCAGGGACAAGACAACTTTATATGGCAGGCAGGATTCCGGATCAGACAGATACTTCAGGAAAATTCCGTACAGGAGCTGAAATTGTGAGGGATATTGAACAGCTGAGCAGGGAAAGAATCAAAAAAGATAATAATATCATCGAAATTGACCTGTTGAAAGCTGTAAACTGA
- a CDS encoding HD domain-containing protein: MHLKDRFLRLCLPLDKDHERISRLWNEIETKYTEKGRYYHNLLHLDNMFQELEAVKDRISRFTLLSFALFYHDIIYDATSKSNEEKSAVTAEKRLSELGLSHEEIKIVSDQILATKSHQKSENMDINYLLDADLSVLGKDRETYLVYTEMIRKEYSIYPDFLYKPGRKKVLRHFLELENIFKTEYFRDQYETHAKENIETELRLL, encoded by the coding sequence ATGCATTTAAAAGATCGGTTTCTCCGGCTCTGTCTGCCTTTGGATAAAGATCATGAGCGCATCAGCCGTTTGTGGAATGAAATTGAAACAAAATATACCGAAAAAGGCAGGTATTATCACAATCTTCTTCATCTTGACAATATGTTTCAGGAGCTTGAAGCGGTAAAGGATCGTATTTCCCGTTTTACCCTGTTATCTTTTGCCTTGTTTTACCATGATATCATTTATGATGCCACTTCCAAGTCTAATGAAGAAAAAAGCGCAGTAACCGCTGAGAAAAGGCTTTCAGAACTTGGCTTATCCCATGAAGAGATCAAGATTGTCTCTGACCAGATCTTAGCAACAAAATCCCATCAGAAATCTGAAAATATGGATATCAATTATCTTCTGGATGCTGACCTATCTGTTCTTGGAAAAGACCGGGAAACGTATTTAGTATACACTGAGATGATCAGAAAAGAATATTCCATTTACCCTGATTTTCTTTATAAACCGGGACGGAAAAAAGTTCTCAGACATTTTCTGGAACTTGAAAATATCTTTAAAACTGAATATTTCAGAGATCAATATGAAACCCATGCAAAAGAGAATATTGAAACAGAACTTCGGTTGCTGTAA
- a CDS encoding rhodanese-like domain-containing protein: MSLIEVIQSGNYELIDVREPMELEMDGNIEGAKNIPLGEVEDRQDEILSIEKPVILFCRSGNRSGKALEYLNSQGLKDGYNGGGWAELKDVLAANRGTF; encoded by the coding sequence ATGTCTTTAATAGAAGTAATACAATCCGGAAACTATGAATTGATCGACGTTCGTGAGCCTATGGAGCTTGAAATGGACGGAAATATAGAAGGTGCTAAGAATATTCCTCTTGGTGAAGTAGAAGACAGACAGGATGAAATCCTATCTATCGAAAAACCGGTTATCTTATTCTGCAGAAGTGGAAACAGAAGTGGAAAAGCACTGGAATATCTTAATTCTCAAGGATTGAAGGACGGTTACAACGGCGGAGGCTGGGCTGAGCTGAAAGACGTTCTTGCAGCAAACAGAGGAACTTTTTAA
- the queG gene encoding tRNA epoxyqueuosine(34) reductase QueG, whose translation MNAGAEKYTQLIKSKAKSFGFQSCGVSKADFLEEDAPHLEKWLKNNFNGEMKYMENHFDKRLDPRLLVEGSRSVISLSYNYFPEEKIPILENYKISKYAYAEDYHEVIKEILREMVAELQEEIGEFGFRVFVDSAPVLERSWARKSGIGWVGKNANLITRQNGSFYFLAEIICDLELIPDHATTDHCGTCRKCIDACPTDAIVSEKIIDGSRCISYATIELKNEIPDHFKGKMEDWMFGCDICQDVCPWNRFSAPHKQSRFKPNEALKNFTKGEWKDLTQEIFSEIFRKSPVKRTKFTGLKRNIEFLNNSSD comes from the coding sequence ATGAATGCAGGCGCTGAAAAATATACCCAACTGATCAAATCCAAGGCAAAAAGTTTTGGATTCCAGAGCTGTGGCGTTTCCAAAGCTGATTTTCTTGAAGAAGATGCACCTCATCTGGAAAAATGGCTGAAGAATAACTTCAATGGCGAGATGAAGTATATGGAAAACCATTTTGATAAAAGATTGGATCCGAGACTTTTGGTAGAAGGCTCCAGGTCTGTGATTTCACTTTCTTATAATTACTTTCCTGAAGAGAAAATCCCAATACTGGAAAATTATAAAATTTCAAAATATGCATATGCAGAAGATTACCATGAGGTGATCAAAGAAATTCTCCGTGAGATGGTGGCAGAGCTGCAGGAAGAAATAGGAGAGTTCGGCTTTCGGGTTTTTGTAGACTCAGCTCCGGTATTGGAGAGAAGCTGGGCCCGGAAGTCCGGGATAGGCTGGGTAGGGAAAAATGCCAACCTGATAACCAGGCAGAACGGATCTTTTTACTTCCTTGCTGAAATTATCTGTGATCTTGAGCTGATCCCCGATCATGCAACCACCGATCACTGCGGAACCTGCAGAAAATGTATCGATGCCTGCCCCACAGATGCTATCGTTTCTGAAAAGATCATAGACGGAAGCCGCTGTATTTCCTATGCGACCATTGAGCTTAAAAATGAAATCCCGGACCATTTCAAAGGTAAAATGGAAGACTGGATGTTTGGCTGTGACATCTGCCAGGATGTATGCCCATGGAACCGCTTCTCTGCACCGCATAAACAGAGCCGTTTCAAACCCAATGAAGCTTTAAAAAACTTTACAAAAGGAGAATGGAAGGATCTTACCCAGGAAATATTCTCTGAGATCTTCAGAAAATCACCCGTGAAAAGGACCAAGTTTACAGGGCTGAAGAGAAATATTGAGTTTTTAAACAACTCATCAGATTGA
- a CDS encoding TIGR02117 family protein has product MTVKIILMYILKVIGVILGIVIIYVILGLLIPYIPVSAKDDGQKKEIPIYIYTNGVHTDIVMPVKNDLQDWSAKIPFADTKSKKTDYQYIGIGWGDKGFYLDTPTWADLKFSTAVKAAFWLSDSAMHCTYYRTMKEGEDCKMIMISRGQYENLVKFVEDKFDRDQNGKFMLIPTDAVYGDNDAFYDAKGTYSFLYTCNTWSNNALKAAGQKAALWTPSDFGIFQHYK; this is encoded by the coding sequence ATGACTGTGAAAATAATATTGATGTATATCCTGAAAGTGATAGGCGTTATTCTGGGAATTGTAATTATATACGTGATCCTTGGACTGTTGATTCCCTACATTCCTGTTTCTGCAAAAGATGACGGACAAAAGAAAGAGATTCCTATCTATATTTATACCAACGGAGTGCATACCGATATTGTAATGCCCGTAAAAAATGACCTCCAGGACTGGAGTGCGAAAATACCTTTTGCAGATACAAAATCAAAGAAAACAGATTATCAGTATATCGGGATCGGCTGGGGAGACAAAGGCTTTTATCTGGATACCCCCACCTGGGCCGATCTGAAATTCTCTACTGCCGTAAAAGCTGCATTCTGGCTAAGTGATTCAGCAATGCACTGTACCTATTACAGAACAATGAAAGAAGGTGAAGATTGTAAAATGATCATGATCAGCAGAGGACAGTATGAAAATCTTGTAAAATTTGTAGAAGATAAGTTCGACAGGGATCAGAACGGAAAATTTATGCTGATTCCTACTGATGCGGTGTATGGTGATAACGATGCTTTTTATGATGCTAAAGGAACATACAGCTTTCTTTATACATGCAATACATGGTCTAATAACGCTTTAAAGGCTGCAGGACAGAAAGCTGCGTTATGGACCCCTTCAGATTTTGGAATTTTTCAGCATTATAAATAA
- a CDS encoding murein L,D-transpeptidase catalytic domain-containing protein — translation MRTGFLFIIIFILSSCSQKKQKEIPVAEIPAAVEKKPGADFSKTKMKAEEALEFCTSGKFNTDFCILIDMSLHSGINRFFVWDFKTNSISKQYLVGHGCGSNSWSKDDSKSDPGFSNEDGSHLSSLGKYKLEGRGYSDWGIHIKYLMHGLEDTNSNALKRFIVFHSWDKMSDEETFPEGSPEGWGCPTVSNNAMKEIDPMIQKSGKPVLMWIYN, via the coding sequence ATGAGAACGGGCTTTCTTTTCATCATTATTTTTATCCTCAGCTCCTGTTCACAGAAGAAACAAAAAGAAATACCAGTTGCTGAAATTCCGGCTGCAGTTGAAAAGAAACCCGGGGCTGATTTCTCTAAAACAAAAATGAAGGCTGAAGAAGCATTGGAGTTCTGTACCTCCGGGAAATTCAATACCGATTTCTGTATTCTGATTGATATGAGCCTTCATTCCGGGATCAACCGTTTCTTTGTGTGGGATTTTAAAACCAATTCCATTTCAAAGCAATATCTGGTAGGCCATGGCTGCGGATCAAACTCATGGAGTAAAGATGACTCGAAGTCGGATCCAGGATTTAGCAATGAGGATGGAAGTCATCTTTCATCTTTGGGAAAATATAAACTGGAAGGCAGAGGGTACAGCGATTGGGGAATCCATATAAAATACCTGATGCATGGCCTTGAAGACACCAACAGCAATGCCCTGAAAAGATTCATTGTTTTTCATTCCTGGGATAAAATGAGTGATGAAGAAACTTTTCCTGAAGGTTCGCCGGAGGGCTGGGGATGCCCTACTGTTTCCAATAATGCAATGAAGGAAATTGACCCGATGATTCAGAAATCCGGAAAACCGGTTCTGATGTGGATATACAATTAA
- a CDS encoding SRPBCC family protein, whose protein sequence is MKHKLFREQQLSCDIETAWKFFSAADNLSEITPKDMGFVVLTELEDDQIYEGMLIDYDVSPLLGIKMKWQTEITQVDYRKSFTDFQKKGPYKLWNHHHEFIPNEQGVLMKDTIDYELPLGFLGEIAHRLLVKKKLEYIFDYRFRILSKLF, encoded by the coding sequence ATGAAACATAAGCTTTTCCGTGAGCAACAGCTCAGCTGTGATATAGAAACGGCATGGAAATTTTTCTCAGCAGCAGATAACCTTTCTGAAATTACCCCTAAAGATATGGGGTTTGTTGTCCTGACGGAATTGGAAGATGACCAGATCTACGAAGGAATGCTGATTGATTATGATGTATCGCCGCTCCTGGGGATTAAAATGAAATGGCAGACAGAGATCACTCAGGTAGACTACCGGAAAAGCTTCACCGATTTTCAGAAAAAAGGACCTTACAAATTATGGAACCACCATCATGAGTTTATTCCGAATGAGCAGGGCGTTCTGATGAAAGATACGATAGACTATGAGCTTCCGTTGGGGTTTCTGGGAGAAATCGCTCACAGACTGCTTGTCAAAAAGAAGCTGGAATATATCTTTGATTACCGTTTCAGGATATTGAGTAAACTGTTTTAA
- a CDS encoding efflux RND transporter periplasmic adaptor subunit produces MYFKNVIICSFAILFAVSCSKDKKKNSQKEKEVPVLEIKEKDTLVNNQFVTDIQAKKNVEMRSRIGGIIQHIYVNEGQFVHQGQPLFKINDAELQMELLKANAALKQTEADVRIAEVELKQIQSLHAKKFVANNELEMVKAKLTSAQAKHAFADAEKRAVLQKISFTKITAPFDGVIDVIPHKDGSLVENGTLLTTLSQLNEVYAYFSIPENLYFELLANDKIGNHQKIELTLPNGVNYQFNGALKTAEGEIDRTTGSIRYKALFPNPDRLIKHGTSGKLIISEQQDNAILIPQKSTFSIQDKTYVFVVDKQNKVKMTNIKIGTTLRDSYMVESGLKKGDLIIYEGTQSLKDGDVIKIKKKY; encoded by the coding sequence ATGTATTTTAAAAACGTAATAATTTGCAGCTTTGCAATATTATTCGCTGTGTCATGCAGTAAAGACAAGAAAAAAAACAGCCAGAAAGAGAAAGAAGTTCCCGTACTGGAAATCAAGGAAAAAGATACGTTGGTCAATAACCAGTTTGTTACGGATATTCAGGCTAAAAAAAACGTAGAGATGCGTTCCAGGATTGGAGGTATTATTCAGCATATTTATGTGAATGAAGGTCAGTTTGTACACCAGGGCCAGCCTTTATTTAAGATCAATGATGCCGAACTGCAGATGGAACTTTTGAAGGCTAACGCTGCACTAAAGCAGACGGAAGCTGATGTACGCATTGCAGAAGTTGAACTGAAGCAGATTCAGAGCCTCCATGCCAAAAAATTCGTAGCCAATAACGAACTGGAAATGGTGAAAGCAAAGCTGACCTCTGCCCAGGCTAAGCATGCTTTTGCCGATGCAGAGAAAAGAGCCGTTCTTCAGAAAATAAGCTTTACAAAAATTACAGCACCTTTTGACGGGGTCATTGACGTAATCCCTCACAAAGACGGAAGTTTGGTAGAAAATGGCACTTTACTTACCACACTGTCCCAGCTTAATGAAGTGTATGCCTATTTTTCTATTCCTGAAAACCTGTACTTTGAGCTTCTGGCCAATGACAAGATCGGGAATCATCAGAAGATTGAGCTTACCTTGCCTAACGGAGTGAATTATCAGTTTAACGGAGCACTGAAAACCGCTGAAGGAGAGATCGACAGAACTACAGGATCCATCCGGTATAAAGCCCTTTTCCCGAATCCGGACCGTCTGATCAAACACGGAACCTCAGGAAAGCTTATCATTTCCGAACAGCAGGATAATGCAATCCTTATCCCACAAAAATCTACATTCTCTATTCAGGATAAAACTTATGTTTTTGTTGTGGATAAGCAGAATAAAGTGAAAATGACCAATATTAAGATCGGAACCACCCTGAGAGATTCCTATATGGTGGAAAGCGGCCTTAAAAAAGGAGATTTAATCATTTATGAAGGCACCCAGTCATTGAAAGACGGTGATGTGATCAAAATCAAAAAGAAATATTAA